One window of the Candidatus Stygibacter australis genome contains the following:
- a CDS encoding clostripain-related cysteine peptidase produces the protein MSKLNVLDFGGNHCGGLSTIRKVLGGAWIFCLSALFLSSCTVKTPPHKAVTFMVYMAADNSLSEFALTDIDEMERAHFNNSEANVIVQADQAVYAENPYCRRWEIVADSLYDDQVSSPLIDELGEIDSGDWHSLAAFYNWCVDNYPAERYVLSIWSHGNDWYSYATNPNKFCVDSQSNSFISITEGELELAFRAFDEYPDLVILDACHMQSIEVLSEISPWCNYISGSTDLIPDSGYPYDEIITAVCRALNYDYSAIPDIYVNSYKPGGSQNPTGMLNQAVCASLIETEVFNDEILNSVAEFVVYCLDHPEVFSDLMSARAGCFEYNDLEIDVDLLEFCWKLTDLTNDPELAELAAKLNEELITANNFYNYPAAYAGNLLITFPEISDSETWMNLRNDFYKLNFNQLTNWGELINKIVVPADRELVLH, from the coding sequence TTGTCAAAATTAAATGTCTTGGATTTTGGAGGCAACCATTGCGGAGGTCTATCGACCATTCGCAAGGTTTTGGGTGGTGCCTGGATTTTTTGTTTATCAGCATTATTTCTGAGCAGTTGTACTGTGAAGACGCCTCCTCACAAGGCAGTAACATTTATGGTCTATATGGCTGCTGATAATAGTCTTAGTGAATTTGCCCTTACAGACATTGATGAAATGGAACGAGCACACTTTAATAATTCTGAGGCTAATGTAATTGTGCAGGCAGACCAGGCTGTATATGCAGAAAACCCTTATTGCAGGCGCTGGGAGATCGTAGCAGATAGTCTATATGATGATCAGGTGTCCTCTCCATTGATAGATGAACTGGGGGAAATTGATAGTGGCGACTGGCATTCTCTGGCTGCATTTTACAACTGGTGCGTAGATAACTATCCGGCTGAACGCTATGTGCTTTCTATCTGGTCTCATGGGAATGACTGGTACAGCTATGCTACAAATCCCAATAAATTTTGTGTTGATAGCCAGAGTAACAGTTTTATTAGTATCACCGAAGGAGAATTAGAACTCGCATTTAGGGCATTTGATGAATATCCTGATCTGGTAATCCTGGATGCATGTCACATGCAATCAATAGAAGTCCTATCAGAGATAAGTCCCTGGTGCAATTATATCAGCGGCTCAACAGATCTAATACCTGATTCAGGATACCCTTATGATGAGATCATTACAGCTGTTTGCAGAGCTTTGAACTATGATTATTCTGCTATACCAGATATATATGTGAATTCTTATAAACCAGGAGGATCTCAAAACCCTACAGGAATGCTTAATCAGGCAGTATGTGCCAGTTTGATAGAAACTGAAGTATTTAATGATGAAATCCTGAATTCTGTCGCTGAATTTGTAGTTTACTGTCTGGATCATCCTGAAGTATTCAGCGATCTGATGTCGGCAAGAGCTGGCTGCTTTGAATATAATGATCTGGAAATTGATGTTGACCTGCTGGAATTCTGCTGGAAACTTACTGATCTTACAAATGATCCTGAATTAGCTGAGCTGGCAGCAAAACTTAATGAAGAACTGATAACAGCTAATAACTTCTATAATTATCCTGCTGCTTATGCCGGGAATCTATTGATCACTTTCCCAGAAATTTCTGATAGTGAGACCTGGATGAATCTGCGTAATGACTTCTATAAGTTGAATTTTAACCAGTTAACAAACTGGGGGGAATTAATAAATAAAATCGTAGTTCCAGCCGACCGGGAATTAGTATTACACTAA